In Reichenbachiella agarivorans, one genomic interval encodes:
- a CDS encoding SulP family inorganic anion transporter, whose amino-acid sequence MNKSSKQGFLSNLGSDLPASIVVFLVAVPLCLGIALASGAPLFSGIIAGIVGGMVVALISGSQLGVSGPAAGLAVIVLSSITKLGSFENFLLAVVIAGVFQIGLGIAKAGVLGYYLPSSVIKGMLSGIGLIIILKQIPHAFGYDADPEGDLEFFQADGHNTFSELLYTLDNFTPGAVVIGMLGIMVLILWDQPFMKKMTFTKFVNGPLIVVASGIGLNLLFEHMDYFSLHGHHVVNIPVSNSIGEFFGLFSTPNWSMIGDKQVYIVALTIAIVASLETLLSVEAADKIDPQRRVTPTNRELIAQGIGNSVSGLIGGLPVTQVIVRSSANVQSGAKTKASAFFHGVLMLICVIAIPQVLNLIPLASLAAVLIMVGYKLVKPSMFIDMYKTGNAQFYSYIVTILGLVFTDLLMGIGMGLAVAFIFILWNNFKTPYHFNLADVKEGEPIRIELSDNVSFLNKASILKTFGLIPNDTVVIIDATRTQDIHWDVLELIEDFKISAKNRGIDLKLVGFESFGKQSSEEDLINHIEES is encoded by the coding sequence ATGAATAAATCAAGTAAGCAGGGATTCCTGTCCAATCTGGGCAGCGATCTGCCTGCAAGTATAGTTGTGTTTTTAGTAGCCGTTCCACTTTGTTTAGGTATTGCTTTGGCTTCTGGAGCACCCTTGTTTTCAGGTATTATAGCAGGAATCGTAGGAGGGATGGTTGTCGCTCTGATCAGTGGGTCACAGTTGGGGGTCAGTGGACCTGCAGCTGGTTTGGCGGTGATAGTCCTGAGCTCCATTACCAAATTGGGGAGTTTTGAAAACTTCCTTTTGGCGGTAGTCATTGCAGGTGTATTTCAAATTGGATTGGGTATAGCCAAAGCAGGTGTTTTGGGTTATTATTTGCCCTCCTCGGTGATCAAGGGTATGCTTTCAGGGATCGGTTTGATCATTATATTGAAGCAAATACCCCATGCGTTCGGTTATGATGCCGATCCAGAAGGAGATTTGGAGTTTTTCCAAGCAGATGGTCACAATACCTTTTCTGAGTTGCTCTATACCTTAGATAATTTTACCCCGGGTGCAGTGGTCATAGGGATGTTGGGGATTATGGTTTTGATCCTTTGGGATCAACCATTTATGAAAAAAATGACCTTCACCAAGTTTGTCAATGGGCCTTTGATCGTCGTAGCATCTGGTATTGGTTTGAATTTACTGTTTGAGCATATGGACTATTTTTCCTTGCATGGTCATCATGTGGTGAACATTCCCGTGTCCAATTCTATTGGAGAGTTTTTTGGATTATTCTCTACGCCCAATTGGTCAATGATTGGCGACAAACAGGTGTACATAGTTGCTCTTACTATTGCAATCGTAGCTAGTTTGGAGACGCTGTTGAGCGTAGAAGCAGCTGACAAGATTGATCCGCAGCGTCGTGTCACTCCCACCAACCGCGAATTGATAGCACAGGGAATCGGTAATTCCGTGTCGGGACTGATCGGAGGCTTGCCAGTCACTCAGGTAATCGTACGTAGCTCCGCCAACGTACAGTCTGGTGCTAAGACCAAAGCATCCGCGTTCTTTCATGGAGTACTCATGCTCATCTGTGTCATTGCCATCCCTCAAGTGCTGAATTTGATACCATTGGCTAGTTTGGCGGCTGTATTGATCATGGTAGGATATAAACTGGTGAAGCCCTCCATGTTTATCGATATGTACAAGACAGGCAATGCCCAGTTTTATTCTTACATCGTGACGATCCTAGGACTGGTGTTTACGGATCTTTTGATGGGTATTGGGATGGGATTGGCCGTGGCCTTCATTTTTATACTATGGAATAATTTCAAGACACCTTATCATTTCAATCTTGCTGATGTCAAAGAGGGCGAACCCATTAGAATTGAGCTCTCTGACAATGTCAGTTTTCTTAACAAGGCAAGTATTTTGAAGACTTTTGGTTTGATTCCCAATGACACAGTGGTAATAATAGATGCCACGCGTACCCAAGACATTCATTGGGATGTGTTGGAGTTGATAGAGGATTTTAAAATCAGCGCGAAGAATAGAGGTATAGATTTAAAACTGGTAGGTTTTGAGAGCTTTGGTAAACAAAGTTCAGAAGAAGACCTGATTAATCACATAGAGGAAAGTTAA
- a CDS encoding TonB-dependent receptor: MSVRSIIGMNVILILLILSGSYHVWACQNPCQYELVGQILDADTKQPIPHVLVRAKDTDKAVVTDLSGAFVLKGLCSESNTILVSCFGYTETTYEDHHQHGQIPHIYMQADVKTLETVTISVEKNKEEGTRSSAQQTISKQDLSSDPSQSLAGALSELEGVTFSSAGSNVQLPVIHGLYGNRILILNNGLKHGFQNWGNDHAPEIDISSANSITVVKGAAGVRFGPEALGGAIIIEADPLYLNEAMNGTVGTGYQTNGRGYFANANVGQGYQKWSYHVGSNYTKIGDRHAPDYSLTNSGKEEKALHAGIRYHLSNWDFKLYYSFVDQDLALLRSSVAESGDSFVQAINSDEPLFIQPFSYDISEPNQLTQHHLGKAEINWWYADDAKLTLRAGRQLNKRQEYDVRRNADKPIIDLELVTDDVQLEWKHPEWRRLDGLIGVQFFQQNNDNNPGTGTTAYIPNYNTMRFSGFMVESLLIRKSTFELGVRLDHEYDNVRGRETNQDLFADDFSFTNLTTSLGLIREVSGNSTFRSNIGTAWRTPNMAELYSFGQHGFKTNYGLLRYYTDENGELRTDEVITMKDSDIAPEKGYKWINEWQTDKDKDSYTLTAYANYIENYIYNRPVAVIGTVRGPMPAFIFDQADALFLGADFTWQRQWSQHINGTLGLSYLWSRNVRKDESLIDQPPVTAHYKLSYTTGKLWKFDQSVVTLKPSYTFEQYQAPRTVPPEYLIDGSVVINPDSEIFDFKDAPQGYFLLDLAWKYSIGHFSGQVEIRNVFNARYRDYLNQMRYFADDMGTNFLFTINYIF; the protein is encoded by the coding sequence ATGAGTGTACGATCAATCATTGGGATGAATGTCATTCTGATCCTGCTTATACTATCAGGTAGCTACCATGTCTGGGCTTGTCAAAACCCCTGTCAATATGAATTGGTGGGACAGATTTTGGATGCAGATACCAAGCAACCGATACCCCATGTTTTGGTGCGAGCCAAAGACACAGACAAGGCTGTTGTGACCGATCTGTCCGGAGCGTTTGTGCTCAAAGGCTTGTGCAGCGAGTCAAATACCATCTTGGTCTCATGTTTTGGTTACACTGAAACTACCTACGAAGATCACCACCAGCATGGACAAATACCTCATATCTACATGCAAGCGGATGTGAAGACACTGGAAACAGTAACCATCAGTGTGGAAAAAAACAAAGAAGAAGGGACACGCTCTTCTGCCCAACAGACGATCAGCAAACAAGACCTTTCGTCGGATCCATCACAATCGCTGGCAGGTGCTTTGTCTGAATTGGAAGGGGTGACCTTCTCATCGGCTGGGAGCAATGTGCAGTTACCTGTAATCCATGGGTTGTATGGCAATCGTATTTTGATCCTCAACAATGGATTGAAGCACGGGTTTCAAAATTGGGGCAATGATCACGCACCCGAAATAGACATCAGCAGTGCAAACAGCATAACAGTTGTCAAAGGAGCTGCAGGCGTAAGGTTTGGTCCTGAAGCCCTGGGAGGAGCGATTATTATTGAAGCCGACCCCTTGTACCTAAACGAGGCTATGAATGGGACAGTCGGTACAGGTTATCAGACCAATGGACGAGGCTATTTTGCGAACGCAAATGTCGGTCAGGGCTACCAGAAATGGAGCTACCACGTCGGGTCAAACTACACCAAAATAGGTGACAGGCATGCGCCTGATTATTCTCTGACCAACTCTGGCAAAGAAGAGAAGGCACTCCATGCGGGTATTCGCTATCACCTGAGCAATTGGGATTTCAAGCTCTACTACAGTTTTGTGGATCAGGATTTGGCCTTGTTGCGGTCATCGGTCGCAGAAAGTGGCGATTCATTTGTGCAGGCCATCAATTCGGACGAGCCTCTTTTTATCCAACCTTTTTCCTATGACATCAGCGAACCCAACCAGTTGACACAACACCACTTGGGCAAGGCAGAAATCAACTGGTGGTATGCAGATGATGCAAAACTCACCCTCCGAGCAGGTCGACAATTGAACAAGCGACAAGAGTATGATGTGAGACGCAATGCAGACAAACCCATCATAGATTTGGAGCTGGTCACGGATGATGTACAATTGGAGTGGAAGCACCCTGAGTGGAGGAGACTGGATGGATTGATTGGGGTTCAGTTTTTTCAGCAAAACAATGACAACAATCCTGGCACTGGTACCACGGCCTACATTCCCAACTACAACACGATGCGATTCAGTGGATTTATGGTGGAGAGTCTGCTGATACGAAAGAGTACGTTCGAACTCGGTGTACGCCTAGATCATGAGTATGACAATGTACGAGGACGAGAAACCAACCAAGACCTCTTTGCCGACGACTTCAGCTTCACCAATCTGACTACCTCTTTGGGATTGATTAGGGAAGTATCTGGCAACAGTACGTTTAGATCCAACATAGGCACCGCTTGGCGTACGCCCAACATGGCAGAACTATACAGTTTTGGGCAACATGGATTCAAAACCAACTATGGTTTGCTCCGCTACTACACCGACGAAAATGGTGAGTTGAGAACGGACGAAGTGATCACCATGAAAGACAGCGATATAGCTCCCGAAAAAGGGTACAAGTGGATCAATGAATGGCAGACCGACAAAGACAAGGACAGTTATACCCTCACTGCATATGCCAACTACATCGAGAACTACATCTACAATCGTCCTGTAGCTGTGATCGGGACGGTACGTGGACCTATGCCCGCTTTCATTTTTGATCAGGCAGATGCTTTGTTTCTTGGCGCAGACTTTACCTGGCAGAGACAGTGGAGCCAACACATCAATGGCACATTGGGGTTGAGCTATCTATGGTCTAGAAATGTACGAAAGGATGAGTCACTCATTGACCAGCCGCCAGTGACTGCACACTACAAGTTGAGCTACACGACAGGTAAGCTATGGAAGTTTGATCAATCTGTCGTCACGCTGAAACCCAGCTACACCTTTGAGCAGTATCAGGCACCTCGCACGGTGCCTCCAGAGTACCTAATCGATGGGTCAGTTGTGATCAATCCTGATTCCGAAATCTTTGACTTCAAGGATGCACCGCAGGGTTACTTTCTACTGGATCTAGCATGGAAGTACAGCATAGGACACTTCAGCGGCCAAGTCGAAATCCGAAACGTATTCAATGCCCGCTACAGAGACTACCTCAATCAGATGCGCTATTTCGCAGATGATATGGGAACGAACTTTTTATTCACAATCAATTATATTTTTTAA
- a CDS encoding OmpA family protein, with translation MKQTISYCLIVLSFLIVQRVVGQSTNLDLVFKTAYKNGVTAYKKGDYKEAVEYFQEALKYQSRHENSWYYAGMSFVNDHNPEKAIYCLQKLESINPDYNAWVYSYIGNAYMQIDDLYNAQKYYEKFYEYSPKEPKDMMTLHLAMNRINYAKMSPKIRASKSSNGQPTPLNNVNSSAHDYTPQVNPTGTRLYFTSVRQGGFDNQKDSTRSNNFGEDVYYSSFENNAWQAPVLMPSPINSMADDFGSSFTGDGQTMVYVRCGTEESIGGCDLYISYLRNGTWTEPENMGNVVNSGAWDSQPTINNDGTRIIFSSTREGGYGESDLYETAINQYGVWGIPTNLGSTVNTPLSDKSPYIASDGKSLYYASEGHPGYGESDIFYCLFDNGKWSVPINVGAPINSSGDDTNFSISASGMGYFASSRLDQNNYDLFEMELPDHLKPKPSVVVQGIVSNANTSAPIGAVVLIEDLVTGELIALNKSNDETGEYLIVLPAGRSYSVSATKDGYFFYSQSFDLPKDASYAEIKKDILLEPIEKGTKVVLNNIFFESGRAELKPISYVELNKAVQLLKDNKTMVIEVGGHTDDVGSDELNLKLSQARADAVVQYMVLAGVEDTRLQAKGYGESVPLADNSTDEGRTINRRTEFVIVEF, from the coding sequence ATGAAACAAACGATCAGTTATTGCCTTATTGTACTGTCATTTTTAATCGTACAACGTGTGGTAGGGCAATCCACCAATCTAGATTTGGTATTTAAAACAGCCTATAAAAATGGTGTAACCGCCTATAAAAAAGGAGATTATAAAGAAGCGGTAGAGTACTTTCAAGAAGCGCTAAAGTACCAGTCTCGTCACGAAAACTCATGGTATTATGCAGGAATGTCATTTGTCAATGATCATAATCCAGAAAAGGCTATCTATTGTCTCCAAAAACTAGAGTCTATCAATCCTGACTACAATGCTTGGGTATATAGCTACATAGGCAACGCTTACATGCAAATAGATGATCTGTACAATGCACAGAAATATTATGAGAAGTTCTATGAATACTCGCCCAAAGAGCCAAAGGACATGATGACGCTCCACTTGGCTATGAATAGAATTAATTATGCTAAAATGAGTCCAAAGATTCGTGCTTCTAAAAGCAGCAATGGGCAACCCACTCCACTCAACAATGTCAACAGTTCTGCGCATGATTATACCCCTCAGGTCAACCCTACAGGGACAAGATTGTATTTTACCAGTGTGAGACAGGGTGGTTTTGACAACCAGAAAGACAGCACAAGATCCAACAATTTTGGTGAGGATGTTTACTATTCTAGTTTTGAGAACAATGCTTGGCAGGCTCCAGTATTGATGCCATCGCCCATCAATTCAATGGCAGATGATTTTGGTTCATCATTCACTGGAGATGGACAGACCATGGTGTATGTGCGATGTGGTACAGAGGAAAGTATAGGAGGATGTGATCTTTATATTTCCTATTTGAGAAATGGTACTTGGACAGAGCCAGAAAACATGGGCAATGTGGTCAATAGTGGTGCTTGGGATTCTCAACCTACGATCAACAACGACGGAACAAGAATTATTTTTTCTTCCACGCGTGAGGGAGGTTACGGAGAATCAGATTTGTATGAGACTGCAATCAACCAATACGGTGTTTGGGGGATTCCTACCAACCTAGGTAGTACAGTCAACACGCCCTTGAGTGACAAGAGCCCCTACATCGCTTCGGATGGGAAATCACTCTACTATGCGTCCGAAGGACATCCTGGTTATGGAGAATCAGATATTTTTTATTGCCTCTTTGACAATGGCAAATGGTCTGTACCGATCAACGTCGGTGCACCTATCAATTCATCTGGTGATGATACCAACTTTAGTATCTCGGCTTCTGGTATGGGGTATTTTGCTTCGTCGAGGTTGGATCAAAACAATTACGACTTGTTCGAGATGGAGCTGCCTGATCATCTCAAACCAAAACCATCTGTGGTAGTACAAGGGATCGTATCCAATGCCAACACATCGGCACCTATAGGAGCGGTTGTATTGATCGAAGATTTGGTCACAGGAGAACTCATTGCTTTGAACAAAAGTAATGATGAAACAGGAGAGTACCTGATCGTATTGCCAGCTGGCAGAAGCTACAGTGTGTCTGCTACCAAAGATGGTTATTTCTTCTACTCACAGAGTTTTGATTTGCCCAAAGATGCTAGCTATGCTGAAATTAAAAAGGATATCCTTCTTGAACCGATCGAAAAAGGAACCAAGGTGGTATTGAATAACATCTTTTTCGAGTCGGGCCGTGCTGAATTGAAACCGATCTCATATGTGGAACTAAACAAAGCGGTACAACTGCTCAAAGACAACAAAACGATGGTGATTGAGGTGGGTGGCCATACAGATGATGTAGGGTCAGATGAACTCAATTTGAAGTTGTCTCAGGCTAGGGCTGATGCGGTAGTGCAGTACATGGTCTTGGCTGGCGTAGAAGATACCAGGTTGCAAGCCAAAGGATATGGAGAATCCGTTCCGTTGGCAGATAACAGTACAGATGAAGGAAGGACGATTAACAGACGGACTGAATTCGTCATCGTAGAGTTCTAA
- a CDS encoding Fur family transcriptional regulator, with amino-acid sequence MLKYSDLKQLLKKHQLRVTDCRLDVLSLFQASEHALTSRFLEHELTAYDRVTLYRTLNSFIESGLLHKIPDDSGMARYGVCDHHCDSEEHRHDHLHFKCDACGHVDCLSSYHVPKVQIPGFLIKEANMILNGLCQSCNS; translated from the coding sequence ATGTTGAAATATTCAGATCTTAAACAACTCCTCAAGAAGCATCAACTGCGGGTCACTGACTGTCGTTTGGATGTGTTGTCCTTGTTTCAGGCTTCCGAACATGCTTTGACATCTAGGTTTCTTGAGCATGAGTTGACAGCATATGACAGAGTCACTTTGTACAGAACACTCAATTCTTTCATTGAGAGTGGTTTGTTGCATAAGATTCCTGATGACTCTGGGATGGCGAGATATGGTGTCTGTGATCATCATTGTGATTCGGAGGAGCATCGTCATGATCATTTGCACTTCAAATGTGACGCTTGTGGTCATGTCGACTGTTTATCATCCTATCATGTGCCTAAGGTGCAGATTCCTGGTTTTCTCATCAAGGAAGCCAATATGATTCTCAATGGACTTTGCCAATCTTGTAATTCTTAG
- a CDS encoding transglutaminase family protein — protein sequence MKYQVIHTTNYIYQSAASLCHNIMIQIPKDWPFQKVESFEYSISPEPSYSIDRIDFFENKYLYFSIEKSHSKLTVTAKSKVELSSPAWVTVNPKMTQPWEEVHAWLHSTDAMNDIRQFYLESKHVDFVDGIKEYALQSFTPGRPIMEAMIELNTRIFTDFTFTPGFTDISTPMSTVFETKKGVCQDFAHFSLACLRSIGLAARYVSGYIETLPPPGKPKLVGADASHAWIALYIPGLDWVEFDATNNLLVDDKHIRVAVGRDFADVTPLKGIVYSVGKQTMKVSVDVRRPEEVIL from the coding sequence ATGAAATACCAAGTCATACATACGACGAACTACATCTACCAATCTGCGGCATCTCTGTGTCACAACATCATGATACAAATCCCAAAGGACTGGCCTTTTCAAAAGGTAGAGAGCTTTGAGTATTCGATATCACCAGAGCCTAGTTATTCAATAGATCGAATAGATTTTTTCGAAAACAAATACCTGTACTTTTCGATTGAAAAGTCCCACAGCAAATTGACAGTAACGGCAAAAAGCAAAGTAGAGCTAAGTTCGCCGGCATGGGTGACCGTGAATCCAAAGATGACACAGCCATGGGAAGAAGTACATGCGTGGTTGCATAGTACGGATGCTATGAATGACATTCGTCAATTCTATTTAGAATCCAAGCACGTTGATTTTGTAGATGGGATCAAAGAATATGCGCTTCAGTCGTTCACACCAGGGCGACCTATTATGGAAGCCATGATTGAGTTGAACACTCGGATTTTTACGGACTTTACCTTTACACCTGGATTTACGGACATCAGTACACCTATGTCTACTGTTTTTGAGACGAAAAAGGGTGTGTGTCAGGATTTTGCGCACTTTTCCTTGGCCTGTCTGAGATCCATTGGCTTGGCAGCTCGCTATGTGAGTGGCTATATTGAGACCTTACCTCCCCCTGGCAAACCTAAACTTGTAGGTGCAGATGCTTCCCATGCTTGGATCGCTTTGTATATTCCTGGGTTGGATTGGGTGGAGTTTGATGCGACCAATAATCTATTGGTGGACGACAAACATATCAGAGTGGCAGTGGGTCGCGATTTTGCGGATGTGACACCTCTCAAAGGTATCGTGTACAGCGTCGGTAAACAAACGATGAAGGTGAGTGTAGATGTAAGAAGACCAGAGGAGGTGATCTTATGA
- a CDS encoding sensor histidine kinase, protein MILAHLFRQVTLIKRWVLLGVMLFAHMVYGQVNEYKANMSLDDLSINQWLASDGLTSNNITSVYQDSQGLLWITSFNGVMIYDGERFEVYDKNRVSVIDTDGFHCVIEHPDGRMLLGSQGSGIIAYQNGKWSRLVTEGENVAKSVRDLMIASNQDIYAGTDNFGLFRIREGKSIPVLPEQLSNVTVKTIFESKDGTIWISTEGKGVYGITATDTLHFTIANGLKSNTVNALTGDQKGNVLIGSNAGLYKYTPKEGLKSIDELSGIYVNCLFVDESNSVWVGSEMGIFRYNEDLGSIQRINSKKGIDLVRISSLIADYENNIWASSNRSGLIRFKESLATNIIRPSISSDRIYTVHESWNGKIYIGTDQSQIDVCEESNCTTIPVSSNLFDNGIRDIYHDRDGSIWLATYGGIVQIKDGIEMRYSIETGMPANNFRTVFKDSKGFFWFGSRSGGLVKFKDGEIVKHYANNEGLESNFVLSVTESKHGEIYVGTHSGGLTIIDTLGVSHTYHLKADDSGVLFFNVELREDGTALIASTVGLVYFDGQQLSQIKLQKDERSRTYFDILQDDLNSIWVTSNKGVLKIKKSNLEDYLNSKVAYLSYVVFDENFGMNDEECTGATRAIKLKNGVLLIPTLGGVCRIDPSKLSTDMKMPRVKIRHVFADQVSLDLSSDERIEIESGVNRVAFQFSTLSYLSPERNLQRYKLEGFDKDWSEPSHAGEIEYTNLPPGNFVFRVMGSTDGYLWNEEGDEVSFKVLPEFYETLWFYLLLVLAAVTLFLGIYKWRMNFIHKQNIELRKVNAELDRFVYSASHEMRSPLSSILGLVQIARSDTDTDVSFYLTHIEKSVMRLDSFIKDIIDYSRNARLGIQSQTVKLHPLIGEIIEGISYTDNFALIRCEIDVPEDLALNTDMGRLKIVLSNLITNAFKHHAPTDVEDPFVQITMFKTERGVSIRIADNGPGIDKKYQRDIYKMFYRATTKTEGSGLGLYMVDEIVTKLYGQLKLDSEPEHGSIFTVHLPDLPVPKF, encoded by the coding sequence ATGATCTTAGCGCATTTATTTCGACAAGTTACTTTGATCAAGAGATGGGTTCTTTTGGGAGTCATGTTGTTTGCCCATATGGTATATGGCCAAGTCAATGAGTACAAAGCGAATATGTCGCTGGATGATTTGAGTATCAATCAATGGTTGGCTAGTGATGGTTTGACCTCCAACAATATCACATCAGTATATCAAGATTCACAAGGATTGCTATGGATTACCTCATTCAACGGCGTGATGATTTATGATGGGGAGCGGTTTGAGGTCTATGATAAAAATCGCGTGAGTGTGATTGATACAGATGGCTTTCATTGTGTGATTGAGCATCCAGATGGTAGGATGCTTTTAGGTTCACAAGGGAGCGGGATCATAGCCTATCAAAATGGTAAATGGAGTCGTCTAGTGACCGAAGGAGAAAATGTAGCTAAATCAGTGAGAGATCTCATGATAGCCTCCAATCAAGATATATACGCTGGTACAGACAATTTTGGCCTGTTTAGAATCAGAGAAGGAAAGTCCATACCTGTATTGCCAGAGCAGTTGTCAAATGTAACAGTCAAAACCATTTTTGAATCAAAAGATGGGACAATATGGATCAGCACAGAGGGCAAAGGAGTCTATGGAATCACAGCAACTGACACGCTACATTTTACGATAGCCAATGGCCTCAAAAGCAACACGGTCAACGCATTGACTGGAGACCAGAAAGGCAATGTCTTGATAGGTTCAAATGCAGGTCTGTATAAATACACTCCCAAAGAAGGTTTGAAAAGTATCGACGAGCTGTCTGGTATTTATGTCAATTGTCTTTTTGTGGATGAAAGCAACTCAGTTTGGGTTGGTTCTGAGATGGGAATTTTTAGGTACAATGAAGATTTAGGGTCTATACAGCGAATCAATAGCAAGAAGGGCATTGATTTGGTACGTATTTCTTCTTTGATTGCGGATTATGAAAACAATATTTGGGCATCATCCAATCGCTCTGGGTTGATTCGATTCAAAGAGAGCCTTGCCACCAATATCATACGCCCGAGCATTAGCAGTGACAGGATATACACGGTGCATGAATCATGGAATGGGAAAATATATATAGGAACCGATCAAAGTCAAATTGACGTTTGTGAAGAGTCGAATTGTACAACCATCCCTGTTTCCTCTAATCTATTTGACAATGGGATACGAGATATCTATCATGATAGGGATGGATCCATTTGGTTGGCGACCTATGGAGGGATTGTTCAGATTAAAGATGGAATAGAAATGCGCTACTCCATCGAAACTGGTATGCCTGCCAATAATTTCAGAACGGTATTCAAAGACAGCAAAGGATTTTTCTGGTTTGGAAGTCGCTCAGGAGGTTTGGTGAAATTCAAGGACGGAGAGATAGTGAAGCACTACGCCAACAATGAGGGTTTGGAATCCAACTTTGTGCTATCCGTGACCGAGAGTAAACACGGAGAAATCTATGTGGGTACGCATAGCGGCGGACTTACCATTATAGATACTTTGGGCGTTTCGCACACATATCACCTCAAGGCAGATGATTCTGGCGTGTTGTTCTTCAATGTAGAGTTGCGTGAAGACGGCACGGCGTTGATTGCTTCTACGGTAGGGTTGGTGTACTTTGACGGTCAGCAACTCAGCCAAATCAAACTACAGAAGGACGAAAGGAGTAGGACCTATTTTGATATTCTACAAGATGACTTGAATAGCATTTGGGTCACGTCCAACAAGGGGGTGTTGAAAATCAAGAAGAGCAATCTAGAGGACTATCTGAATTCAAAAGTAGCCTATTTGAGTTATGTCGTTTTTGATGAAAATTTTGGGATGAACGATGAAGAATGTACGGGTGCTACCCGAGCTATCAAACTAAAGAATGGTGTGCTTTTGATTCCAACTTTGGGAGGAGTATGTCGCATTGACCCCAGTAAGTTGTCCACTGACATGAAAATGCCAAGGGTAAAGATTCGGCATGTATTTGCAGATCAAGTCAGTTTAGATCTATCCAGTGATGAACGGATAGAAATCGAATCTGGTGTGAATCGTGTGGCATTTCAATTTAGTACTTTGAGTTATTTGTCTCCAGAGAGAAATCTTCAGAGGTATAAATTAGAAGGTTTTGACAAAGATTGGAGTGAACCATCGCACGCTGGAGAAATCGAATACACCAACCTGCCCCCTGGCAACTTTGTGTTTAGGGTGATGGGTAGTACGGATGGTTATTTATGGAATGAAGAAGGTGATGAGGTTTCGTTCAAGGTGCTGCCGGAGTTTTATGAGACATTATGGTTTTACCTGTTGTTGGTGCTTGCAGCAGTGACACTTTTTTTAGGGATCTACAAGTGGAGAATGAATTTTATCCATAAGCAAAACATAGAGTTGAGGAAGGTCAATGCAGAGTTAGATAGGTTTGTGTACAGTGCATCGCATGAGATGAGATCTCCCTTGTCTTCGATATTGGGGTTGGTACAGATTGCACGCAGTGATACAGATACGGATGTTAGTTTTTATCTCACACATATAGAGAAGAGCGTGATGCGTCTGGATAGTTTTATCAAGGATATCATTGATTATTCTCGAAATGCGAGGTTGGGGATTCAATCTCAAACAGTCAAGTTGCATCCATTGATAGGGGAGATCATAGAAGGAATCAGTTATACAGATAATTTTGCCCTGATTCGTTGTGAGATAGATGTGCCAGAGGATCTTGCCCTCAATACTGATATGGGTAGATTGAAAATCGTCTTGAGCAATTTGATCACCAATGCCTTTAAGCATCATGCGCCTACGGATGTCGAAGATCCATTTGTACAAATAACCATGTTCAAAACAGAAAGGGGTGTATCTATCAGAATAGCTGACAATGGGCCAGGTATAGATAAAAAGTATCAAAGAGATATTTACAAGATGTTTTATCGCGCAACTACTAAAACCGAAGGCTCAGGACTGGGACTTTATATGGTAGATGAGATAGTTACCAAACTCTATGGTCAATTGAAACTTGATTCAGAGCCCGAACATGGCTCTATTTTCACCGTACACTTACCTGATTTACCCGTTCCAAAGTTCTAG
- a CDS encoding rhomboid family intramembrane serine protease, which produces MIAKYRSSSVIPFRMAFLMWLSFSYQFYSGHDLGFLGIYPRTLHGLIGIPLSPLVHGNLNHILSNTLPLILLGAVLFHFYSKVAVTVFVNSYWITGLLVWIFGREFYHIGASGMIYGLAFFLMLFGLFRKDRKSLLISIIVVIFYGGLVYGLMPDDPQTSWESHAFGAGVGLAHAFVFRNKRSVG; this is translated from the coding sequence ATGATCGCAAAGTACAGAAGCAGTTCGGTGATTCCCTTCAGGATGGCCTTTTTGATGTGGCTCAGCTTTAGTTATCAGTTCTATTCTGGGCATGATTTAGGTTTCTTGGGCATTTATCCCCGTACACTTCACGGACTGATTGGTATCCCATTGTCCCCACTGGTTCATGGCAATCTCAATCACATCCTATCCAATACGCTACCACTGATTTTGCTTGGAGCGGTACTGTTTCATTTTTACAGCAAGGTTGCCGTGACCGTTTTTGTCAATTCGTATTGGATCACGGGGCTGCTGGTATGGATTTTTGGGCGGGAGTTTTACCACATCGGTGCGAGTGGTATGATCTACGGTTTGGCCTTTTTTCTGATGCTGTTTGGCTTGTTTCGCAAGGACCGCAAGTCTCTGCTGATCTCCATTATAGTAGTGATATTTTATGGAGGATTAGTCTATGGTTTGATGCCCGACGATCCTCAGACCTCTTGGGAGTCACATGCCTTTGGGGCGGGAGTGGGACTGGCGCATGCCTTCGTATTTCGCAACAAACGCTCTGTGGGCTAG